One window of Phoenix dactylifera cultivar Barhee BC4 chromosome 5, palm_55x_up_171113_PBpolish2nd_filt_p, whole genome shotgun sequence genomic DNA carries:
- the LOC103704696 gene encoding transcription factor bHLH71-like: protein MTLEALASSELPIFLVYDTISATPLHHPDASSCSRLLFDNAGGGDGLSSLGVRHSMPAMLGGSTDSRPSTMEGQGRRKWRRRPRSCKNKEEAESQRMTHIAVERNRRRQMNEHLAVLRSLMPESYVQRGDQASVVGGAIDFVKELEQLLQSLEVQKRTLQQQRSKAEKTPSIEPGCTSSNTDETDSPPFARFFAYPQYIWCHAPGDSPPPENLSAVADIEVTLIETHANLRILSPRRPRQLLKMVAGLQSLRLTILHLNVTTLDSMVLYSLSAKVEEGCNLTTVNDIAAAVHHILSLMEAEMTALSH, encoded by the exons ATGACACTGGAAGCACTGGCTTCTAGTGAGCTCCCTATTTTTCTCGTCTATGATACCATCTCCGCCACCCCACTCCACCACCCTGACGCTTCATCATGCTCAAGGCTCCTCTTCGACAATGCCGGCGGTGGTGACGGATTGAGCTCGTTGGGCGTCCGTCACTCGATGCCGGCGATGTTAGGGGGCTCAACAGATTCAAGGCCTAGCACGATGGAAGGGCAGGGGAGGAGGAAGTGGCGGAGGCGGCCGAGGAGCTGCAAGAATAAGGAGGAGGCGGAGAGCCAGCGGATGACCCACATTGCCGTCGAGCGCAACCGCCGTCGCCAGAtgaacgagcacctcgccgtgCTGCGGTCCCTAATGCCAGAGTCCTACGTCCAAAGG GGCGACCAAGCGTCCGTTGTGGGTGGAGCCATTGATTTTGTGAAGGAGCTCGAGCAACTCCTCCAGTCCCTTGAAGTCCAGAAGAGAACACTCCAGCAACAAAGGAGCAAGGCCGAGAAAACGCCAAGCATCGAGCCAGGGTGCACCAGCAGCAACACCGATGAAACTGATTCCCCTCCCTTTGCTCGTTTCTTTGCCTACCCACAGTACATCTGGTGCCATGCACCCGGGGACAGCCCTCCACCGGAGAACCTGTCGGCGGTGGCCGACATCGAGGTCACCTTGATCGAAACGCATGCAAATCTTCGGATTCTCTCACCTAGAAGGCCTAGACAGCTCCTCAAGATGGTGGCCGGGCTTCAGAGCCTCAGGCTCACCATTCTACACCTCAACGTCACCACCCTGGACTCCATGGTCCTCTACTCCCTTAGTGCCAAG GTCGAGGAGGGTTGCAATCTGACAACGGTCAACGACATCGCGGCTGCGGTTCACCACATCCTCTCCTTGATGGAAGCAGAGATGACTGCCCTAAGCCATTAA